The Corynebacterium sp. SCR221107 genome includes the window GACATTGCGCAGATATCATCGCGAGCAGGCCCCACGCCGAGAACTGGAGACCGCGGGCACCGGGCACGCCAACACCACGATGGGAGTCCTCAGGCTCGCCTTTCTTTCGTCGTTTGCGCTCGAATTCCTCGCCACGTTATCTGTCGCCCTTGTGGCGGTCTCGGTGGGGCTGCGGCTGCTCGACGGAGGCATCGAGCTTGCCTCAGCACTCATCGTGCTCATCATCGTCCCGGAGGTTTACGCTCCACTGCGAGCCGTGGGAACGAGTTTCCACGCCGCCGCCGAAGGTACCACCGCGGCCGCGGAAGCGCTGGCACTCATCGACACCCGTGCGCCCTGCGGTGGTTACCGCAGCATCTCCGATGAGGTGGCGTGTACGAATCTTTCCGTCAGCGGTAGGGAAGGACAAACACCTCGAGAGCTCTCCTTTAGCGCCCCGCGTGGGACAATCACCGTACTGAGTGGCCCCAATGGCTCCGGAAAGTCCACGACGCTGCTGGCCATTGCCGGATTGCTTCCCGACGCCAAAGTTAGTGGGAAAGTGGAAGCACCTCAACATCTGGCCTACCTTCCTGCAGTCCCCGTGTGGCTTTCGGGAAGCGTAACGGACAACATTGTCGAACTTGGCGCAAGCAAACAATCGGCATCACAGGTCTTAGGCGAACTCTCCTTGGACATCAGCTCAGACGAGCCTCGCTCCCTTTCGACCGGACAGGCGCACCGGGTTGCTATTGCACGCACCCTGGCGCATGAACACACCGAGGCGGTGCTCCTCGATGAGCCCAGCGCTCACCTGAGCCCCGAGCTGGTTGAGGATCTTATCAGCGTTCTTCACGCTGAGACAAAGAGGGGAGTGTGCGTTATCGTCGCTAGCCACGATCCGCGTTTGCACGCGATCGCCGATCAGGTGGTGACCCTGTGAATTCCTATAGACAGTTGCGTGCTATTCTCGCCCGCGCGGGCGTACGTCCCATCCACCTCATCACAGCCACCACGCTCAGCGCCCTGACTCTCTCGGCCGCCCTAGGGCTGACGGTGTTGTCCGGGTGGCTCATCACCCGGGCCTGGGAAATGCCTCCCGTGCTTGATCTCAGCATCGCGATCACGGGTGTGCGCGCATTGGGAATATCCAGGGCCGCCTTTCGCTATAGCGACCGGCTTTATGCTCATCGCTTGGCTTTGCGAGCCCAGACCACCTTGCGGTGCATCGCCTTCGATGCAGGTGGAGATATCAGCGACACCGATGTTGAGCGGATCACCGATTCCATCGTGCGCTCTCTCGTCCCCTTCTACACCGCAGGACTCATTTCCGTTCTTACGATCGGCGGTATCGCGCTCCTCCAACCACTCGCAGCAGTCATCCTAACTACCGCCTTCCTGGTAACCGGTATCGTGTGCCCGGTGCTTGCCTCTCGCGCTACCCGCGTCGTGAATGCCACCGCGGATCTTGACGCACTCGATGCCTCCTTGCGCCGCCTGATGCTCCATCGCGCCGAATATTCTGTCGCGGGGCAACTAGAACGCCTCGAGTCCCGCGTCGAGGACTGTTCACAATCAACAACTGCGAGCCAGCAGCGCAACCAGGCCCTTACCTCCACAGCTCGCATGCTTTCCACGCTGGCCCAGGGGCTTAGCATCTTCGGCATCACAGTCGTTGGCATCACCTTCTACTCCGGGGAACCCACATGGCTCGGCATGCTCGTACTCATTCCCCTTGCTAGCTTCGAGGCACACGCGGGACTAGACAAGGCGGCCATTCACTTAAGAGAAGCAATGCGTTCCGCCACAAAGCTCCATGAGGCAATGCGTAGGGAAGCAGAGCAGCCTACAACCCCCGCCGTGATTGACATCAGCGCCACAGACGCACTTTGCCAATACGGCGAGCAACGCTGGACACTGTCTGCTCCCTTTAATTCGCGGCTGATTATTCGCGGACCATCAGGTCTGGGCAAGTCCACACTTCTGCGCACCCTCGCTGGAGAATTACCGACGAGGGAAGGAGTCGTGCAAGCGAGTAGCCTCGCCCAATTTCACTCCGAGGACGAGTGGATCTTCGCCACTACCGTGCGCGAAAACTTGCTTCTAGCCAAGCCCGATGCGAACGACGCCCAGATCCTAGCGGCATTAGAGGCGGTGGGATTCACCTTGCCGCTGGACACCCTCCTCGAGGATGGCGCGGGATCGCTATCTTCCGGACAACGCCGTCGGCTTCTCTTGGCGCGAGCTTTGCTGAGCGATGCCCCCATCCTCCTCCTCGATGAACCCACCGAGCACATCGCCACCGCGGATGCCCATGCGCTACTCACCCTCCTGAAGCAACCGAACCTTCCTGGCACCCTACCTCACAGAACCATCATCGCGGTCACCCACCTTGAGGAGGATGCCCCCGAGGTTTCACGTGAAACCTCGTGCGACAGTGAGTAAGAAGGCGTGAGTGCGTGTGCACTCCGCGGCCGACAAGGAGAGGGGAGAAGACCGCTGTGAGGTCAGTCGCCCCACCCTTAAAGGTCGGCGAGGATTAAAAACCGAGTCTTCAACGACCGCGATGCTTTCCGTACGCACCACGCGTCAGCTTCAGCCGCCTTCCACACGATGAAGGAAACCGATAGCTCGTTGTCGAATGGCCTGCCCTTGGCCTCCATTCGTTCGTCACTGTGACAATTAACGGCCTCATGCTTTTCCACCCATTTCAGGTGAGCACCTTGGCGTCGTAAAGCGTAAAAAGCATGCGGGGTGAGATACTGAAATACATGACTACTTCACCCCAGCCATTCCAATGCTCTCGGCGCATGTTCCTCCTAGGAACCGCCACCACCTTCGCGGGCGCCCTGCTCGCCGCCTGCGGAAGTGCCGCCGAAGTGAACTCGGTCGCCGTCACAGACGTCCCAGTCGGAAGTGCCCTCATTGTGGGCGGCTACATCGTCGCCCAGCCTACCGAAGGCCACTACGTGGCTTACTCGACGAAGTGCCCCCATGCCGGATCGCCGATCACGGTCGTTAAGGATGACATCGTCCGCTGTACCCAGCACGGCTCTGAGTTCAGCATCGTCGACGGCTCCGTGACCGACGGTCCATCCCGCGACCCATTGGAAACGCGCACAGCGACCGTTGAAGGTGACTCTATCGCGCTTTCTTAGCTCATCCAACACCCTCCCTTCGGCGGGCTAGGGGAGCGCACACGGACGGTCTCCCCGTTTCACGTGAAACGGGGAGATCGAGGGGGCTTTTTAAGAGGTGACTTCCACCACTCGCCGAGGGTCATGCAATAGACTTGCGCCTATGCTTTCCCGATTCAATAAACCCGACCCTCTCATCGTCCTCATTATTCTTGCGGTCATTTTCGCGATTATTTTCCCGGCGAGCGGAACGTTTGCCGATTGGTTTTCGATAGCAGTCAAGATCGCGATCGCCCTATTGTTCTTCCTATATGGCGCGCGACTGTCCACGCATGAGGCGCTCGAAGGCTTAAAGAACTGGAAGCTGCATCTGACGATCCTCACCTTTACCTTCGTGGTCTTTCCGATCATCGGGCTCGCGCTGCGCCCGCTGGCCGGGCTGATAGGGCAGGAACTCTACCTAGGCATCCTTTACCTCACCCTAGTCCCCTCGACAGTTCAGTCGTCGGTGGCCTTCACCTCCATCGCCAAGGGCAACGTCGCCGGCGCGATCGTCTCAGCGTCGGCGAGTAACCTCGCCGGCGTCTTCCTTACTCCGCTGCTCGTGATGCTGCTCATGAGCGGATCCGTCACCGGCGACGGGGGAGTCCACATCGACACCGGGGTGTTCATCGATATCGCTGTACAGCTGCTCCTGCCCTTCATTCTCGGCCAGCTGACTCGGCGCTGGGTCGCCGGCTTCGCTGCGCGTAAGGCAACGAAGATCGTGGACCGCGGATCCATCGCGATGGTGGTGTACTCCGCGTTTTCCGCTGGCATGGTGGAAGGGATTTGGAGCACGGTCGGCGTCTGGCAGATTGTTTTCCTCATCGTCTTCTCCGCGGCCCTGGTCAGCTTCATGCTGTGGCTGAGCCGCGCGGTCAGTTCCAAGCTCGGATTCAGCCGCCCCGACGTCATCGCCATCGAGTTCTGCGGCTCCAAGAAATCCTTGGCCTCCGGCCTCCCGATGGCCGCGGTTATCTTCGGCGGCGCCAACCTCGGTCTGCTCATCTTGCCACTGATGATCTTCCATCAGGTCCAGCTCATGATCTGTTCGTGGTTAGCCGCCCGCTATGGGGCACAAAGCTCCCACTAGGAATCCACAAGGTCCCCTCCTTCACAATGAATTGAAGGAGGGGACCTTGTGCATGACCTAGGGCTGCGTGCGGGTGGTTTCACGCCAAACAGTTCGGGTGGGCAACACCACCTGCTCGCCGCCACCTCCGGCCAAAAGCCGCTCGAGCTGATCAATGGCCGCAACGCCTAGGCCAACGAAGTCCTGGCTGATGGTACTTAAGGCGGGGCTGAGGAACTTGGAGACGGGGAGGTCATCAAACCCGATCACCTCGACGTCGCCGGGAACGGAAATCCCACGCTCCGCAAGTGCGCGGATCGTACCGATGGCCATGTCATCGTTGCCCACGACGAATGCATCGGGAGTTCCCTTGCCCAAGGCCTCCGTGGCAGCCGCATAGCCATCCTCATTGGACCATCCCCAGCCAACGACCCAATCCGGCTCCAGGCCACTTTCTTCGACAGCGCTGCGATAGCCGCTTAGCCGCAAGCGGGCATCCTCGCAGCGCATATCGCCACAC containing:
- a CDS encoding ATP-binding cassette domain-containing protein — protein: MSSGPIDMRLLKVSPAALRYVIGTGITQAVETALVVLRGLLLGTLTAAAITEFPMFHVKLSLLGALAATVLAHGGLAWVRNSWTARAAGATIHQLRTVAVKALRNHDPRDISAEAARWTLTLGRELEGLRPYLAEYIPALVAVCLSTPTALAVIFYLDRPAGWLALSTIPLIPIFMILIGKLTQRHTQARLAAASALQHRLADILGGAQTLRRYHREQAPRRELETAGTGHANTTMGVLRLAFLSSFALEFLATLSVALVAVSVGLRLLDGGIELASALIVLIIVPEVYAPLRAVGTSFHAAAEGTTAAAEALALIDTRAPCGGYRSISDEVACTNLSVSGREGQTPRELSFSAPRGTITVLSGPNGSGKSTTLLAIAGLLPDAKVSGKVEAPQHLAYLPAVPVWLSGSVTDNIVELGASKQSASQVLGELSLDISSDEPRSLSTGQAHRVAIARTLAHEHTEAVLLDEPSAHLSPELVEDLISVLHAETKRGVCVIVASHDPRLHAIADQVVTL
- a CDS encoding amino acid ABC transporter ATP-binding/permease protein, producing MNSYRQLRAILARAGVRPIHLITATTLSALTLSAALGLTVLSGWLITRAWEMPPVLDLSIAITGVRALGISRAAFRYSDRLYAHRLALRAQTTLRCIAFDAGGDISDTDVERITDSIVRSLVPFYTAGLISVLTIGGIALLQPLAAVILTTAFLVTGIVCPVLASRATRVVNATADLDALDASLRRLMLHRAEYSVAGQLERLESRVEDCSQSTTASQQRNQALTSTARMLSTLAQGLSIFGITVVGITFYSGEPTWLGMLVLIPLASFEAHAGLDKAAIHLREAMRSATKLHEAMRREAEQPTTPAVIDISATDALCQYGEQRWTLSAPFNSRLIIRGPSGLGKSTLLRTLAGELPTREGVVQASSLAQFHSEDEWIFATTVRENLLLAKPDANDAQILAALEAVGFTLPLDTLLEDGAGSLSSGQRRRLLLARALLSDAPILLLDEPTEHIATADAHALLTLLKQPNLPGTLPHRTIIAVTHLEEDAPEVSRETSCDSE
- a CDS encoding Rieske (2Fe-2S) protein, whose translation is MTTSPQPFQCSRRMFLLGTATTFAGALLAACGSAAEVNSVAVTDVPVGSALIVGGYIVAQPTEGHYVAYSTKCPHAGSPITVVKDDIVRCTQHGSEFSIVDGSVTDGPSRDPLETRTATVEGDSIALS
- a CDS encoding bile acid:sodium symporter family protein, producing MLSRFNKPDPLIVLIILAVIFAIIFPASGTFADWFSIAVKIAIALLFFLYGARLSTHEALEGLKNWKLHLTILTFTFVVFPIIGLALRPLAGLIGQELYLGILYLTLVPSTVQSSVAFTSIAKGNVAGAIVSASASNLAGVFLTPLLVMLLMSGSVTGDGGVHIDTGVFIDIAVQLLLPFILGQLTRRWVAGFAARKATKIVDRGSIAMVVYSAFSAGMVEGIWSTVGVWQIVFLIVFSAALVSFMLWLSRAVSSKLGFSRPDVIAIEFCGSKKSLASGLPMAAVIFGGANLGLLILPLMIFHQVQLMICSWLAARYGAQSSH